The Effusibacillus pohliae DSM 22757 nucleotide sequence GGCGTCTTGTCAATCCCGCGCTGGCGAAGCAGTACCCGCCCATCAGCCTGGGCGAGACGGCGGAAAACGTGGCCGAGCGATACCGGATTTCACGGGAGGAACAGGACGAATTCGCTCTCGCCAGCCAGCAGAAAGCGCTTGCGGCGATCGCCAGCGGATGCTTTCGGAAGGAGATCGTTCCGATCGCAGTCCGGCAGGGGAAGACGACCGTGAGTTTCGACACTGACGAACATCCGCGGCCCGATACGACATTGGAAAAGCTGGCGCAGTTGAAGCCCGTATTCAGGCAGAATGGAACGGTGACCGCAGGCAACTCGTCCGGTATCAATGACGGCGCGAGCGCACTGTTGATCATGGAGCGTCACACGGCGAACAAACTTGGCTTAACCCCGATGGCGCGGATCGTCACCTGGGCGGCGGCGGGAGTCGACCCGGCCTATATGGGCATCGGGCCGATTCCGGCTGTCAGGAAGGCGCTGCAACGGGCCGGTCTCACAGTCAACCAGCTTGACCTGATTGAAATCAACGAGGCGTTCGCTTCGCAAGCGATCGCTTGTGTGAAGGAGCTTGGATTTGACTGGGAAAAGGTCAACGTCAACGGTGGAGCGATTGCGCTTGGTCATCCGCTTGGATGCAGCGGAGCCCG carries:
- a CDS encoding thiolase family protein; its protein translation is MMDAVIVDAVRTPIGRVNGALRDVRPDDLAAHVIRELLARNPVDPDRVEDVFFGCANQAGEDNRNIARMAVLLAGLPETVPGVTVNRLCASGLEAVNQAAAAIKTGIGDIFIAGGTESMTRTPYVLMKPQLSGERGNQTLYDTTLGWRLVNPALAKQYPPISLGETAENVAERYRISREEQDEFALASQQKALAAIASGCFRKEIVPIAVRQGKTTVSFDTDEHPRPDTTLEKLAQLKPVFRQNGTVTAGNSSGINDGASALLIMERHTANKLGLTPMARIVTWAAAGVDPAYMGIGPIPAVRKALQRAGLTVNQLDLIEINEAFASQAIACVKELGFDWEKVNVNGGAIALGHPLGCSGARIVTTLVHEMQRRDCRYGLATMCVGVGQGVATIIEKL